GTCGCTAAGATCTTGTTAAGTCTTTTGTATTATAGAATGCATATAGTAACTGGGCACGAGTCAGTATATATTGGATttccatttttatgtttttttttattgtttgttttaccAGAGGAATAAAAATGAGTCAGAACATGTATTATTGAATTTATAGTACACCTGTTGAGTgttttcatttaagttaaatgctTTTCCAACTACAAAAGACCTTTACACCTAATTATTCCATAACATTCACAAGTTAGTTGTGAATGATGATCAATTAAATATATCACAGCTACTTACAATATATTATTCATGATATTGAAATCACCAGGTTTGTAAATCTATAGTGTTTTGGTTAATATTGAACACGTTTTAGCTGGCTAATGAAGTGCCAGAGACGAATGATTGTTATTCTAATCAGGCACTTTAGGCCAGCTAAATTGATACCTTCAGCAATCTTTGCACACGCACctgtacattttcaattttctcGGCGAGCTCTTCAATAAAATCTCACCCCATCATCAACCTAAGGTAAGCAAAGAGCATCGTTCACAATTACATCTTTGTGAACAAAGGATGACTTGCCTAAAATgaatatacaaatttaaaaaatggactcaCTGGTGCCAAACTGTTCCCAATTAAAGGATTTGGGGAGTCAACGTCTATTCAGACACGATGCGTTCGCCACAAGTTGTCTTAGTTGTCGTAGAAGACCTCATATGTAATTGTAGCACATTTGTTACATATCTTTTTAACTATACATTTTATCATTTGTCACCATAGAAAGGCGCCCATGCGTTTGCTAACTATAAGCGCGTGTGATCATTTGTATGTGAGCATGCAATGAATTTCCACTAACTACAACGTGTACATTTGAGGATGTAATTGTAACTATATTCGAATTAAACCGTGCTCATAAAATATGAATGCCGTTTACCAGTGGATTTTGATGAAGCAAGAAGTGTTCCCCAAGTCGTATTTTGGTCGCGCATGAATAACGAAGGCCTCAGatcttgctaaaaaaaaagttcaagtttGTCCGATCCGATCCGTGTATTCAACTTGTATCGGAATCCTTCACTATAATCGCtttgtgtcactatcctcggacaggcatgttggaaaacaccgttgatgtgtgtggtgctcacacttagaaaaatttctggagctcgggaactcagcgggggcttcagcaacccatatccgctcatgtgagcctatcctcggataggctcggggaaaacccccgccgaagtgtgtggtgctcacacttagaaaaatttctggagctcagaaattcagcggtgCATTTGGCTCTGCTGTTAGACTCGTCGGTATAAGAAAATACTCAACTAAATAGTACACAATGTATATTCATCGATATACTGTCATCCGTAAATTGCACGTGTAAATGAAACCAGTTTATAATATTGAGAAACTTCACTTATTTCTGTTCCAAAAAGTTGAGAATTCAAATTATTTGATAGAAGCATTGTATGAGATAAAAACCCCAATATTTTCCAGACAAACCTCCAATAAATTGCAGCATAAAATGTAGAAAATCTTAAATCGTTTGGATCTAGAATCAAAGCAAGGAACTGGAAATCCAGTCATTGCAAGATGATAAACTTGCTTGGTACTATTTTGCACAGTCTGGTCATGTTTTCCTGTCCTGCTCTAAATGTCTCCAGGCAAGATGAACCACGACAGCATGTTGGAAAAGCTGAGGAAGAATATCCACTCTTTACTCATTTCCTCTGGAGTGGATATGGACGCTGACATGTTAAGAAGAGACTACGAAACTATGATTGGCCATCCTCTGCCTCTGAAACCTCTGGGCTTCCGAAATGTCATGGACATGGTATATGAGATGCCTGATGTGGTGTCAGTTCATTTGAAAGAGGATGGGAGGACAATATTGAAAGGTAAATAAGAGTTGGAAAGTCCGTATTTACTGTTTGTACgtgtgaatattttgaaggctaTCTTTCTGTTGGCAGCTGTTGGCCACGAGTCCACGCGGCATATTGAGAAGCTGGTATCAAAGCAGCGTACATCCGTTGCAGGCAACAGACGGAAATTCCGCAACAGTCACCAGTCAAAAGTGGTTCCTCCCAGGCGAGGTGCTGCTCCTCTGGCGATTCCTCCCCAGTTTAGGGCACAGCTACGCCTCCTCCTCTCACAGGTATAACCACAGCAAACTAAATTACGTAACATTTAAACTCTTAAATTCACGGTATCAGGCCACAAATAATGAAGTATGTCCAGACATTTATTCGAAATACTGTTCTAGGGTCCTTTACGGTTATCAGAACTAGAGACCAGCTTTCGTCAACGCTTTGGATCCATGTTGCTTGTGCATGATTTGGGATTCCACTCTATTGGAGAGATGCTGGAAGCTGCTACAGATCTAGTCACGATTCAACAGGGCAGATATGGCTCCATTCTGACTCTACGAGAGCAAATGATGCCCAGACCATTTAACATGCAGCAGAGCCACAGGGCAGTACCGACCACAATGAATGCAAGTGTGGAGATCCCAAGAAAATTCCAAGGTATAAAATATATTCTTGGAAATATTGCTCATCTCTTtgttttgccattgacagcaatcatTTGCATTGAAGATTATTTTACTTGCCCTTagagcagtggtctcaaaccggtcctcaaagggccgcagtgggtacaggttttcattccaactcaacaagaagataccttttgcaagtgtaatcagttaattatttgattgcagccaggtgctacttattttagaagacacctgattggttaaaatatcggcactggatcggttggaacaaaaaccaggacccactgcggcccttggcGGAATCAGTTTGAGACACCGGCCTTAGAGGGTAGTGTCTAACTTAGGGAGTTAAATAAGAGCACAGAGACGGTTTAACAGTGCAAATAATGTTGACTAGCCACCATAAAATCACGGTCCCTACATTGCGGATATTCACCTATTGCGGCAGGTCTTCAGACCTATTAAACGCGATAAACTAAGTATTAGGAGATATATGTAATCGAGACCTGGTGCTTTAATCATTGTTCAGACTAGAAATCAAAATCTGATTTTTAGCCCATCCAGATTGAAACTTAAAGGCTCTTTTGTAGTTCGAATAGTCACAAAAATCAGAGACCACATACGGAAGGTAGTTTCATATCTGATATGGACAAGATGCCTCTCCCTCTGAACAGCTCCGACACTACACTGGACGATGccttattttcccccccaaaaaatacaccTCTGTTTTCCTCTTTTGGATCAGTAGCCGCTGGAAGTTCTGGCAATGAATGTTCATCAGAATTCAATGATAATCTGCAATTGACAGACAGGAATCCGGAACCTCAAGCTCTGCTTTGCCCTAAAGGCCAACACTTCCATGAGAGATCCCTAAAGGTCTGTTTCTGAATCAATCGTGAGTTAGAATGTGCGTGaggatttctgatggatgttttgctaattatgttttttttcattgttataAGCGGCAAGAACAGTTCCGTCTGAAGATTGTTGAAAATGGACTTGCTGCCGCCATTTGTCACAAGTTTAAAGAGAAACTGCTCAAGGTCAGACAACATTCTTGATGCCAAACATTTGTACACTTGGCTAATCACTATaacatcaaaatattatatacaaACCCAAAATGGttgatatttgtattaattaattgataaatacaacattttgaGATGTATAACTTAGACTTCATtaacaatgaaaataaacaagATTATCCCTTTCCAAAATGGCATAAACTTACCGTTATGGTATGTAGCTTCGATATGAGTTATGTACTACCAGTGATTGATCACGCAAGCAGCACAGATTACCACTTTTAACTTGGCCAAATATATGAAAATTTCACAGATAAATAGTAAGTTTTATGGTTTCTCAGTGATTGTATTAAATTGGTTTCTTACTGTTTAACCTAGTGACAGAAGGAATAAGAGATGAAAATTAAATTCGATTTATTAAAGGGTAAACATCATATGGATGTCATCTTAGGTTTGTTAAATGAGCAGTAAAtaatgtatgaaaaaaatacatatagacCTCCTTTCTGAGATTTCAATTCTGTGTACGTGGAAAGTATGTACTATTTGACTTTACTGTATATTTCTTTGTTAAATGTGAAGTCttgtatgaatttttttttgctgtcaggTCATCAGTCAAAGTAGCTGTGAAATATCAGTCTCCAATCTCTCGGAAGAGTACAAAGTAAGATAATAGTTTACCAGTGCATACGAACATGTTTGAAAAATCCATTAAGTTGTGCGTATCCAAGATTTTCATCCCAACCAGTAAATTTCAATcgtttgcatgtttttaagtAGAATAGCGCTGTCCATTTTGGAATTGTCTTAAATATATTCACAGAGGTTCTGGGATGAGGAGTTACCACTGAAAAAAAACGGCTACGTCAGTGTCACTGAGCTGGTTGACTCCATCAGTGACATTGTCGATATACGATGCGTAGACGAGGACGGTAAACTCAATTGGACCGTTAACAACATTCAGGTCTCTGCCCCATTACACTCAGGTAGGTTAGTTATTGGGCAGTTGCAATTTTTTCTACTTGAATATTTAATTTTGGTTCATGCTGGGagtaagaaaaacacatttgtttaaatttgaaGATGATCCCGTTGCAAACCAGCCGGAGACTGGTTTTTCCACTACAGAGTCTCTTTGGGAATGTGGAAGTGACGATGGGCACAGCGAATCACAGGATGAGAATAAAGATGACGAACAATTGACAATGGCGCATCAGGTGAAGCAAGAAGAGGTAAATGTTACCTTTTCAAAGTGCTttataaattttattttatttataccaTTTGATTAAAAGTATATTTAGTGATATCCTGGTCACTGATGGGATAGTGGTATGTTCGCGTGACTGGCATAGGATCAAATCCCACTCAGAAGCAGTGTAATTGTGGGTAAGAATGGTTGTGTCTAATCCACAACTGACTGGGGACCAGTTTCGGCTGTAGACCTCCTTTTGTCCGCGCTCAGCTgagataggatccagcacccccatgtcCCGAAAGATTGTTAAAATGTTGGCTGTGACAAATGTGCAtgctagaaaaaaatatgaaataaatttaGAAAATTTCTCCTTTCTGTAATTTGCTACAAATGTGTTTGTGTCTTTATTCAGATATTTGAACTGTGCGCATCTATCTCCGTGTGTCACACCACCGTGCCTCTGGACGCTCTGCAGAATCAACATCTTAAACGGCCGACAACACATGATGCTTTTGAGGTGTCACCAGTCCGAGTGGTACACGTGGAGTCCCCAGCACTCTTCTACATCGCCTTCATCGAAGGCTGGGAGACCCGAACATTTGAGAACATGAAGGTAGAGATGAGGTAAGATCATGTTAGTGACAGATTCCATTTTCCCATTTGCAGAATTTGATGTGTGCACCAATCTTGTCTCCGTCCAGAGAATGTTACTCCTCCCCTGACGTGTCAGAGCGATACCGCCTCCCCAAAGAATTTGTTCGGCGAGGGCAAGTCTGCTGCGCTTCATCCAAGGGCATGTTGTTTTCCCGAGGGGTGATTCACCAGGTCATCAGTCCCACCAGCGTTGAGGTGTACCATGTGGACTTTGGCATGGTCACCACTGTGCACACCGCTCACCTGATGTTCCTGAAGTAGAGACCTTATCACAATACTCATGATCATACAGTGCAGGTTTTACAGCTGAACTGGATGTTTTTGTCTTAGGGCATACTTTAACATTCTTCCAGCACAAGCTGTTCCATCATCACTTTTCGGAATCAAACCGACCAGTGTAAGTCTTCAGTTTGGGAAGTTTTACTTTGAAGTATCATaagtcaacctcggccaattgctccccttattattgattgcaattcgccttattaagtgataataaaccgtacaaatacaacacggcacatatttaatcACTTAActggcatgattttttttagtacaatgAATAGATATTTTCCATTCTGTAGGCATCAGTTGATTAGTTAATTAAATACGATTTTCGTCCATAAGGGCTTTGCTTTTATATTGTTCAAAGATaaattcaaaatacacacaacacgattcaaacaaaaatataataatataaaaagtgTCAAGCTGCAGGTGGCTAACCTCTACTCGGATTTGTGATTCCCAGGGTACCTGGACTTCCGAGGCTATTTCTTCGTTTGTTAGTCTTTGCTGTAATCATTCCCTCATGGCCGGTGTGGTCTGCTATGCTGGAGACGTGCTCCTACTCTACCTTTCTGATACCCACACTGAAGAGGATATCTTCATCCATCGTGTCCTTATCAACCAAGACTATGGGGAGGCCTGCAGCCCCTCTGCCAGTAAAGTAGTAAGTATTACAATGATGCAGTATCAATGTGGCATCAAagtatttttcctctttttctcaAAGGTATGCTGTAGGAAAAGAAATTAAGTGTCAGGAtatagattattattattatttttactttgaccCTATTTTTTCAAGTATCATATTTTGGTGATGACAACCTAATAGCTATATTTttagacaatttaaaaataactcaAAAGTAATGCAGCCAGGAAATGATTAAAGCAGGCCCAGCTGGTACCTTCTGGAGAAAtattatttacaaatattacgcGATATTTTTGTAGTATCTTTGATTTCTAAAGAGACTTAGGACCACTCAGGAATTTACAATAGCCGAAAAGCGTGACGGTGCCAAAAACACATGAAGATGTGATCGGATTTGAGCTCTGAAAATATTATTGTTCGCAAATACCTGGTACTGTATACCTGGCCCGGACAACTCAAGGCAAAAACAAAGTATATAATGTAGACtgcaacacttaaaaaaaaattacctgtCAATCATGTTGCACctttaaaaatgtctaaatgtcTTTTTGTACCATGGTATTATAACACTTAACCTGCTTATATACTcacaactttcttttttttttccagatgtgTGACCATATCAACCCTTTAAGTCTGTACTTAGGGGAGGGCACATTTTACTTGCCAGAAGTTAAAGAGGAGACCACTCAATCAGTTAAAACATCTAATCAGTCATTGCCAATCACAGTGGAGGAAATCTTTATTCAGCACACATTTTTTGATGTAAatcttttgtaattattttagcTTTCCTGAgactgaatgttttttgtttgtttgttataatCACCTTATCTCAATCTTAATTGTtttgtaggttgaagacaatgAAATGCCAGCCTTAGAGTTGATTGAAAACCAAAGCATCAGCGTAAATTACCAGGTACTATTCactatttttattattcctGTGAGCAAAAGTTGAAATCTAGCATGATTTTGAGCAGTGTTCCTCATTTTTCACGGGCTGGGCGAGGGCATGACTAAATACTAAAGCTGGCAAACGGATACCGattgggaaaaatgttttagaagaaatgtaattattttgaTGCTCTTTAGAATCCTTCACATATGGAAGAAAAACTGGAGTTTATTGGGATGGGGCCACATGAGAAAATCAATGACCCAGTCTTTCAGGGTAGGtaaaaacggtactcggacgattcgccgaaagacgtttcgccgacgttctctctctctctctctctctctctctctctctctctctctctctctctctctctctctctctctctctctctctctctcatgattataattttgagagcgagagattacctggttgctcgctttcaacagtaaactctctgtctctctctcataatatgacagcgagcgaacctggcgaccaaacgtccggtcgacggcccgtccgttctaccaaatgtccggtcgacgcccatccattctaccaaacatccggtcgaccaaacatccagtcgaccaaacgtccggtcgacgcccatccgttctaccaaacagccggtcgaccaaacatccagtcgaccaaacgtccggtcgacgcccatcccttctaccaaacatccggtcgaccaaacatccagtcgaccaaacgtccggtcgacgcccatccgttctaccaaacagccggtcgaccaaacatccagtcgaccaaacgtccggtcgacgcccatccgttctaccaaacagccggtcgaccaaacatccagtcgaccaaacgtccggtcgacgcccatcccttctaccaaacatccggtcgaccaaacatccagtcgaccaaacgtccggtcgacgcccatccgttctaccaaacagccggtcgaccaaacatccagtcgaccaaacgtccggtcgacgcccatccgttctaccaaatatCCGGTCGATCAAacatccagtcgaccaaacgtccggtcgacgcccatccgttctaccaaacagccggtcgaccaaacatccagtcgaccaaacgtctttcgacgaaacgtccggtgacGAGAGAGAATATGTAAAATTCAGGTGTGGAAGGTAAGTGCCTTACATACAGCAGTTGCACCAATTGTAAAAGTTAAAGTAATGTAAACACAACCAAATTTACTAAAGCATTGGTCATTTACTGTGCATTAACAGGTTGGGAACATGAAGAAGAGGAGAGAGGAGCTCGTTGCAATGTGACGACATGTTAAGTTTGACTCGTTTTAGTAATGCTACTGCACATCTTTTTCTATTTGGATTTTGCATTGAagcagaatgtttttttaatcagttcACCACGGCACATGGTAGGTATAAAAAGTCAAacaataagtttaaaaaagagGCCAAGTTCAACAGTTTGCTAACATTGATATGTACAACGTCAACttattgagttatttttttttagatgattaATAGCAAAATTGGAATGCGTATTGTAAAATTCCACCTAGTTTTTATTGGCACATAATTTAACTACAGCATTGGTCAGACAATAAGCCACACCCAACAATTTGTTGATAAATAGGCCCCACTGGACAATGAACCAAAAGTTTCCTATAGTGTTGCACCAAATTCCGATTTAAACATTTGACTGCACCATACATcgtaaatttaaaaagaaaagaaaaagtttttattcattcattaattttctgtaccgcttatctttACAAGGGTTGCacgggatgctggagcctatcctagccaactaccGGCACCTAGCAGGGGACCCCCTGAATTAATGGCCATGCCAATcgcaaaattaatgaatgaaaagtttTCAATTAATACTAAATTACTGCAAAGTCACTGCAGTGTCAAGTaatggtacccggacgtttggtcgtcggacaCTTGgtcaaacgtccgtttgacgaaacgtccggggaccaagtgtccgtcgaccaaacgtccgtcgaccaaacatccggtcacgcaaGTAATTATTATAATGACTTGGTCAGACTTAACTCGATGTTTGCCATTGAAGGTGCTCGACGTCTATTCAAATTGAATTGAGGGGTGTGTCTAGATTTGTGCTGCACAGGAAAATGAGTCCCCAGTATGCTTACAAACCCATGCTCACAAagaaggtgttaatcccgaatGCATAGTTTTGAATGTTGATCTTTCAGTCCTGCCTGGAAAAAATCTTTGTGTTGTACAATTTGTTTACTGGCGAAAGGTAAATTCTGATCATGCTGTTTTGAGTGATTCTTTCTATTTTTCCTCTTGAAAAAGATCTTTATCGAGTTGTTCTAGATAGTTTACTGGTAGAAAGGCTTTTACACATAATAGATTGGTCACATTTATGCACATGACAAACCACGTGCTACAAAAACTTTCCGTATGAACAGAAGTGTGTAGATGTTCATTGTATGTTTAAAggatatcaaaataaaaaaacgcatGTTGGACTGCACGtagtttgtgtgtatataatgGTTGCTCAGTTATTGCATCCAACGTTAGATTTATGACATCCGTGTACTTAATTGTAGCAGTATGCTAATAAACAATTTCGTGATAAAAGATCCGTAAGGTAATGTAGTGAGTTGGGCACCCCTACAGTACCCAGTCAATTAATACTCTGCATCACTGCTTCCTTCTATCAATTAGCTTATTAAATGGGTCATTATAATCACCtgtactgggaaaaaaaattaaaaatacctaccgtatttttcggattataagtcgcagttttttttccatagtttgcccgggggtgcgacttatactgtGGTGCGACAAATATGTatgtgaaattattaacacattatAATATCATTTCACATGTTATTTTCAAAGAGTGAAATATGCAGCTGAAAACGGTACTCGAGCAGCAGAAAGAAAGTTTGGAGTTAGCGAGAAACTTGTAAGGGACTGCCGAAAAGCAGAGGTTACTCTTactgaaatgaagaaaacaaaaaaaaaagttaattgcgTCTACCTCCCGAGTTggagttgtttaaaagtgacactgaggatgaatatttcattggatttagtgatttggagtgaaactgatagtttggtaaacttgttagcatggtctttatgctagagttatctgaagaactcttaatatgttacgtcgttactaacattaccaggcatgtcagtcatgtaacgttagtataccgtacacttattcagcctgttgttctcaattttattttaattttaaattacctttcaaaatgacatgtttttggtgttggattttatcaagtacatttcccccaaaaatgtgactaatacttcagtgcgacttatgtatgttttttccTTATTAATTACGCATTTTtgactggtgcgacttatactcaggtgcgacttatactcccgaaaatacggtatataaagtGGTGTGCAAAAGTTTTGGGACCTCTAATGATTTTCAAGACTATCCTTTTTAAATCATCGGTTGTATGGATCAGCAATTtctgtgatatatatatatatataaattaaacagTACACAAACTGTTATTTTAGAAGTGAACAAATTTATAAACCATTAATAAAGGGAACATGTTAAATCATTGGGATCCCCAAACGTTTTCATATCATTGTAATGTTCCACACATGTTGTTTAGGTATCATCTTTACTGGTGATGCATGTAGTCAACAATCACAGAATGTACATGGGCCGCTATTTGCGCACCAATGTGCAAGATTTCATTTGTCATTGTACATGGAGGAAGGGCCTGGTCAGGCAGACGCACACTTAACCATATTAAAGTGAGAGAAGTAATGTAGTTGCAGGGCAATTAGCGTGTGTGCTGAATGAAACAGCGAGATGTGATTGCTTTGAGTTAGTCTCAAAACCCGAGGAAGAAGGCCCTCTCACGTTTTTTCCAGCAAATCTATTTTGTTTccttggcatcaatcaaagctgcATGCACAtcctgttttgtgttttttgtttaactAAATTGTACTGAATTTATTCCACTTGGCTGTATTTGTTCTGGTTTTATTTGTAGTATTTAATGCAGGTACAGTACTGTTTTTACAATAGTATTTTTAgtctcaaacaaacatttgatgCACTTTAGTAAATGTGCAAACTCCTTTTTTCAAGAGGTTCTTATGATCAGAAAGCTTGCTAAATATACACTAGactgcatttaaaaatattctgGAGAATTTTGAATTAATTCCAAAGTTATATTACAGTCACAAACAAATATAGAAATACATTTGGTTTCCAGAATGAACACATTGTAAGTTGCCAAAATATgtggtaaataaaaataacatctcacAATGACTGCCAATCTTAaagtcacagaaaaaaattggaccCTTGTTGGTCCAATGTAAATTTTCTAAAAAGTTATTCAAAATTTGTAGTAACTGTAGGTTGTCTGACATTTCTGGAATTATCGGAACCAATTCACTAAGGCTAGAAGAGGTTGCTGCATTGCATTATGCAAACTATGTAAACATAATACATGCTGAAAGGTCGCCATGCATGCTGCTGACATTTTGTCCTCTGAGGCTCTGTGGACATTGACAATGCAGACgagtgctgctgcctctttcttTAAGACCAGCTGTGAATCTGTTCTAGCCTGATATGATGTATGGCTGACTTTTTTTTGGTGGGCTAATCCTACAGTGTTATACAAAACTGCAGATTGACTACAACAAAAATCGAGACATAACAATACTCATCATTggttggattggttggaacattTATTTCTTaccgtattcggaaaatttcttgattgcagtagcaagacacacaagacattgtagacctaggtaaaaaactggagccacacacaggaagtccacaaggcggggaccttctgcagactgagactcaGGTTTCCCTCAGTAGTCttgaggttttaaagatcatcttgaCACCATAACGTACAATCTACAAAGGTTTGCCGTCGTTTTACTGTGTATTGTATGAAAATTGCTATTACGCAAATATTTTGTCAATAATGGCCTTTTTCTATCGATTGATGTGCTGGAGATCTCACGATCTGAGCTCACCAGAAATAACAGACCAAGATGATGGGTGGTCAAGTCCAGGACGACACTAACACCTTCAAAATGTCAACTGAACCAAAATTGTTCTCAGGTAAACAACCCTACTagatatataatatgtatttgtatttattaaataaatatataatatttccaaatataaaattcaattaccctggtgggttccaacttttctgtgtggtgtttgcatgttcattccgaacctgcgtgggttttctccgggtactctgactCCCACATGCCAATACCATGCATGCCAagatggttgaacactttagATTGTCCTTGGGTATGTGTCTGAGCATTAATGCTTGTTTATCTGTTTGTGACCTGCATTTGGCTGGCAACCATATCAGGGTGTATCCCGCCTATTGcccctagttagctgggataagctccagcacccctcaggtcccccgtgaggataagcggaacggaaaatgattaattattgggccagaaaaaaatactgaaagttAAAATTTGAGTCTCTTTGTCACATTTGCATGGTTAAAATGCATTTGAGATCCATTACTGTCAACGGCAGAAAATGTATCAATTTTGAGAAACAATTGAGACAGTACTGTATGATGAAAGTGACAATGCTTACAGTCTGTACTGTGACTGCACATTGCGCTAGGATGCATAACGGGGACCTGCCGTCATATCTGCATATCGATTATTTGCGGCTGCCATAAATACACTTTAATGGAAGTGTCAGAGTGTGCGATTGCATATTAACTGGGGTGGGGGCTCAGCTGTAGCTGCAAAAGAACacagaccacatgtgagagaAAACAGGTACCAACTGCATACTTGATGAAGATGGACATCGTTTGTctctttaaattttattttttttctagttcgTTCCATTTCCAGGTATTATCTGAGTTTCTTTCACACGTGTGAAGAAAACAACCTCAAAACAATGATTAAGTTATTTTATATGCTTATTTGTAGTGTAAACATATGTAGAGTGGTGAAAAACTATACCAAACTAATACAGCCTGCCTTTTTCAaatttgtacagtttttcaaTCATTCACCTGTGATATATATATCCATGGTCATGGTATAATTTATATCAATTATTATGAAGTTTATTTGTGTTCTTTGAagaaccatttttttcctggtcaTTTACACTAAACCTTGTCTTTGGGCTTTGTCAGGGAATGGACAACACCTAGTATAAATTACCTTCCTTTCGAAGACGGTtgcacagttgtttttatattgtATGCAATATCACGTTGCATCAAATGGCTAGAGAATATGTATGTCTTCAATTTTGCattcacttatcctcacaagggtttggggtttgctgtagcctatccttGCTTGTATGTTTTTTATTCTCATTCATGGTCACTCAAAGTGGAAATAATTAGT
Above is a genomic segment from Stigmatopora argus isolate UIUO_Sarg chromosome 8, RoL_Sarg_1.0, whole genome shotgun sequence containing:
- the tdrd5 gene encoding tudor domain-containing protein 5 isoform X1, which produces MWCHLQNHFNTLFFHAKGPTGPSIWQGIKSVVGKMNHDSMLEKLRKNIHSLLISSGVDMDADMLRRDYETMIGHPLPLKPLGFRNVMDMVYEMPDVVSVHLKEDGRTILKAVGHESTRHIEKLVSKQRTSVAGNRRKFRNSHQSKVVPPRRGAAPLAIPPQFRAQLRLLLSQGPLRLSELETSFRQRFGSMLLVHDLGFHSIGEMLEAATDLVTIQQGRYGSILTLREQMMPRPFNMQQSHRAVPTTMNASVEIPRKFQVAAGSSGNECSSEFNDNLQLTDRNPEPQALLCPKGQHFHERSLKRQEQFRLKIVENGLAAAICHKFKEKLLKVISQSSCEISVSNLSEEYKRFWDEELPLKKNGYVSVTELVDSISDIVDIRCVDEDGKLNWTVNNIQVSAPLHSDDPVANQPETGFSTTESLWECGSDDGHSESQDENKDDEQLTMAHQVKQEEIFELCASISVCHTTVPLDALQNQHLKRPTTHDAFEVSPVRVVHVESPALFYIAFIEGWETRTFENMKVEMRECYSSPDVSERYRLPKEFVRRGQVCCASSKGMLFSRGVIHQVISPTSVEVYHVDFGMVTTVHTAHLMFLKAYFNILPAQAVPSSLFGIKPTSGTWTSEAISSFVSLCCNHSLMAGVVCYAGDVLLLYLSDTHTEEDIFIHRVLINQDYGEACSPSASKVMCDHINPLSLYLGEGTFYLPEVKEETTQSVKTSNQSLPITVEEIFIQHTFFDVEDNEMPALELIENQSISVNYQNPSHMEEKLEFIGMGPHEKINDPVFQASEPGDQTSGRRPVRSTKCPVDAHPFYQTSGRPNIQSTKRPVDAHPFYQTAGRPNIQSTKRPVDAHPFYQTSGRPNIQSTKRPVDAHPFYQTAGRPNIQSTKRPVDAHPFYQTAGRPNIQSTKRPVDAHPFYQTSGRPNIQSTKRPVDAHPFYQTAGRPNIQSTKRPVDAHPFYQISGRSNIQSTKRPVDAHPFYQTAGRPNIQSTKRLSTKRPVTRENM
- the tdrd5 gene encoding tudor domain-containing protein 5 isoform X2 produces the protein MWCHLQNHFNTLFFHAKGPTGPSIWQGIKSVVGKMNHDSMLEKLRKNIHSLLISSGVDMDADMLRRDYETMIGHPLPLKPLGFRNVMDMVYEMPDVVSVHLKEDGRTILKAVGHESTRHIEKLVSKQRTSVAGNRRKFRNSHQSKVVPPRRGAAPLAIPPQFRAQLRLLLSQGPLRLSELETSFRQRFGSMLLVHDLGFHSIGEMLEAATDLVTIQQGRYGSILTLREQMMPRPFNMQQSHRAVPTTMNASVEIPRKFQAAGSSGNECSSEFNDNLQLTDRNPEPQALLCPKGQHFHERSLKRQEQFRLKIVENGLAAAICHKFKEKLLKVISQSSCEISVSNLSEEYKRFWDEELPLKKNGYVSVTELVDSISDIVDIRCVDEDGKLNWTVNNIQVSAPLHSDDPVANQPETGFSTTESLWECGSDDGHSESQDENKDDEQLTMAHQVKQEEIFELCASISVCHTTVPLDALQNQHLKRPTTHDAFEVSPVRVVHVESPALFYIAFIEGWETRTFENMKVEMRECYSSPDVSERYRLPKEFVRRGQVCCASSKGMLFSRGVIHQVISPTSVEVYHVDFGMVTTVHTAHLMFLKAYFNILPAQAVPSSLFGIKPTSGTWTSEAISSFVSLCCNHSLMAGVVCYAGDVLLLYLSDTHTEEDIFIHRVLINQDYGEACSPSASKVMCDHINPLSLYLGEGTFYLPEVKEETTQSVKTSNQSLPITVEEIFIQHTFFDVEDNEMPALELIENQSISVNYQNPSHMEEKLEFIGMGPHEKINDPVFQASEPGDQTSGRRPVRSTKCPVDAHPFYQTSGRPNIQSTKRPVDAHPFYQTAGRPNIQSTKRPVDAHPFYQTSGRPNIQSTKRPVDAHPFYQTAGRPNIQSTKRPVDAHPFYQTAGRPNIQSTKRPVDAHPFYQTSGRPNIQSTKRPVDAHPFYQTAGRPNIQSTKRPVDAHPFYQISGRSNIQSTKRPVDAHPFYQTAGRPNIQSTKRLSTKRPVTRENM